In Niveispirillum cyanobacteriorum, the following proteins share a genomic window:
- the mnmE gene encoding tRNA uridine-5-carboxymethylaminomethyl(34) synthesis GTPase MnmE translates to MRADTIFALASAPGRAGVQVIRISGPDAGAVLSRLMGRSLPPPRHAALAGLRDPVTGELFDKALVLSFPAPGSFTGEDVVELHLHGGRAVLSAATQALTGLGLRVAEPGEFSRRAFEHGKLDLTEAEAIADLVDAETAAQRRQALRQMEGALGQLYDGWRHRLTRALAHLEADIDFPDEDLPGGLSDAVRPVVVGLAAELSAHLADQGRGERLRDGISITILGAPNAGKSSLLNAIARRDVAIVSNQAGTTRDVIEVQLDLGGYPVLLADTAGLRDAADQVETEGIRRALDRAANADLKLLVFDGGELPDPATLALADDDAILVMNKADLAGVVAPLVGRPILPISARTGDGVPALLSALEQAIAARYAPSGAPALTRARHRSALEECRENLHRALQAPLPELAAEDVRLAVRALGRITGRVDVEDLLDVIFRDFCIGK, encoded by the coding sequence ATGCGCGCCGATACGATCTTCGCCCTGGCCTCTGCCCCCGGTCGCGCGGGGGTGCAGGTGATCCGCATTTCCGGCCCTGATGCCGGCGCCGTGCTGTCCCGCCTGATGGGTCGGTCCCTGCCCCCGCCGCGTCACGCTGCCCTGGCAGGCTTGCGTGACCCGGTCACGGGCGAGCTGTTCGACAAGGCCCTGGTCCTGTCCTTCCCGGCCCCCGGCAGTTTCACGGGGGAGGATGTGGTGGAACTGCATCTGCATGGCGGTCGCGCCGTCCTGTCTGCGGCGACGCAGGCCCTGACGGGTCTGGGCCTGCGTGTGGCCGAACCAGGGGAGTTCAGCCGCCGCGCCTTCGAACATGGCAAGCTGGACCTGACGGAGGCCGAAGCCATTGCCGATCTGGTCGATGCCGAAACTGCGGCGCAGCGGCGACAGGCGCTACGTCAGATGGAAGGCGCACTGGGTCAGCTTTACGATGGCTGGCGCCACCGCCTGACCCGGGCGCTGGCCCATCTGGAGGCCGATATCGACTTTCCGGACGAGGATTTGCCGGGCGGCCTGTCTGATGCCGTGCGCCCGGTGGTGGTGGGGTTAGCGGCTGAACTGTCAGCGCATCTGGCCGACCAGGGGCGCGGCGAGCGGCTGCGCGATGGCATTTCCATCACCATTCTGGGGGCACCGAATGCTGGCAAGTCCAGCCTGCTGAACGCCATTGCGCGGCGTGATGTCGCCATCGTGTCGAATCAGGCGGGCACGACGCGGGATGTGATCGAGGTGCAGTTGGATTTGGGCGGTTATCCCGTCCTGCTGGCCGATACGGCGGGTCTGCGCGATGCCGCCGATCAGGTGGAAACCGAGGGCATCCGCCGTGCGCTGGACCGCGCCGCCAATGCCGATCTGAAGCTGCTGGTTTTCGATGGCGGTGAATTGCCAGACCCGGCCACCCTGGCGCTGGCCGATGATGATGCCATCCTCGTTATGAACAAGGCCGACCTAGCGGGTGTTGTGGCGCCCCTGGTGGGCCGCCCGATCCTGCCGATCTCAGCCCGTACGGGTGATGGCGTGCCCGCCTTGCTGTCGGCCCTGGAACAGGCGATTGCTGCCCGCTACGCCCCCTCCGGGGCGCCGGCCCTGACGCGCGCCCGCCACCGTTCGGCGCTGGAGGAATGTCGTGAGAACCTGCATCGGGCGCTGCAGGCCCCGCTGCCGGAACTGGCGGCGGAGGATGTGCGTCTGGCCGTCCGCGCCCTTGGTCGCATCACAGGCCGGGTAGATGTGGAGGATCTGCTGGATGTGATCTTCCGCGATTTCTGCATCGGGAAGTGA